In Leptolyngbya sp. FACHB-261, a genomic segment contains:
- a CDS encoding TIR domain-containing protein: MSQATSVTGAGAHSASTPNQGKLSHDIFISYSRRDSNFVRKLYGALCELNHSVWVDWQEILPAEEWWKAIESAIESANTFVFVISLTSIRSDICRREIEHAIHHNKRLIPVVLHEPVEPQDREAIHTAVSVHNWIFFRQEEEFARNLQRLVQAVNTDLKYVRAHTRFLMRALEWDRAGRDRSFLLRGKDLKAAEEWLAQGTGQQPPVAPLHTPYIISSRRAQTQQQRLTLGAVCIALVGLTVLAAVAVAQKQTADEQRQEALNQRQEAITQRQRAERQRERAEQGERTAEEAKRTAEAAQKAEAERRKEAEAARTAEAAQRARAEAAQKAEAERRREAEVARQEAQQRLIQAFVSESEARFLADEGLESLITAVKAGQLFRSLHSGKATTGQATTQTQIAASLQQSLYASQERNRLVGHSDKVTSVSFSPDGQILVSGSADRTLKLWRLDGRLLRTLDEPQTRISSVVFSPDGQVFASSTDRVLKVWSRDGRLLRTLPTNHGNTITAIRFSPDGRTLASASRDATVKLWSLDGRLLRTLSGHQGFVQAISFSPDGRTLASASQDKTVKLWNVVDGAVRQTLAGKDGMNCVSFSPDGRSVATGGEDDAIQLWQVANGQLIKTLSGSPSRVAGSNSRDLAGITNLQFSRNGKALVSSRSDGLLQTWNIETGRFRLLSGTGAAVASLSLSPDGRTLASAGADKLVHLWNLAPGFSASDTLYSASFSPNGQWFATAGEDQGIQIWRTEGNAQLPAKVLPGDDPLYGLSFSPDGRFLASGGDDNLVKLWDIQRGWAPRSLKGEGHGDGIRSISFSPDGRLLASASLDETIKLWDIRQGRLLRILQHSDYVRSVSFSPDGQMLASSGDDKTIKLWRVANGTLLKTLNGHSSSVAAVSFSPDGRLLASASEDNTVKLWRVADGQRLHTITGHDGGVKSVSFSPDGRVLASSSADGTVKLWNVSDGSLLNTLVGHFNDVRRVVFSPNGRFLLSVSDNPTTNSANPTVILWNLGLNDLIARGCERLHDYLKTNPNVNAQDRRICLP; encoded by the coding sequence ATGAGTCAGGCTACCTCCGTGACCGGGGCTGGTGCCCATTCTGCCTCTACACCTAACCAAGGTAAGCTGAGCCACGATATCTTCATTTCCTACTCGCGCAGAGACAGCAACTTTGTGCGCAAGCTGTATGGAGCGCTCTGCGAGTTGAATCACTCTGTCTGGGTGGACTGGCAGGAAATTCTCCCGGCTGAGGAGTGGTGGAAGGCGATCGAGTCTGCGATTGAGTCTGCCAATACCTTTGTCTTTGTCATTAGCCTGACTTCGATTCGTTCTGACATCTGTCGTCGAGAGATTGAGCATGCTATCCACCACAACAAACGTCTGATTCCGGTCGTACTGCATGAGCCAGTGGAGCCACAGGATCGCGAGGCGATACACACGGCTGTCTCTGTTCACAATTGGATCTTTTTCCGCCAGGAAGAGGAATTTGCGCGGAATTTGCAACGCCTGGTTCAGGCCGTTAACACAGACCTCAAGTACGTTCGGGCCCACACTCGCTTTCTAATGCGGGCGCTAGAGTGGGATAGGGCCGGACGTGATCGCAGCTTCTTGCTTCGAGGCAAAGACTTAAAAGCGGCAGAAGAGTGGCTGGCTCAAGGGACAGGGCAGCAGCCTCCCGTGGCCCCTTTGCATACGCCGTACATCATCAGCAGTCGTAGGGCGCAAACCCAACAGCAGCGACTTACTTTAGGCGCTGTCTGTATAGCTCTGGTGGGGCTAACGGTGCTAGCTGCTGTAGCCGTTGCCCAGAAACAGACCGCCGATGAGCAGCGCCAGGAGGCCCTTAACCAGCGTCAAGAAGCAATTACCCAACGCCAACGCGCAGAGAGACAACGAGAGCGAGCGGAGCAAGGCGAGCGAACCGCTGAGGAGGCTAAGCGGACCGCCGAAGCTGCGCAAAAAGCCGAAGCAGAACGTCGCAAGGAAGCTGAAGCCGCCCGAACAGCAGAAGCTGCGCAAAGGGCCAGGGCAGAGGCAGCCCAAAAAGCCGAGGCTGAACGCCGAAGGGAAGCCGAAGTTGCCCGCCAGGAAGCTCAGCAACGGCTAATCCAAGCGTTCGTCTCAGAATCTGAGGCTCGATTTTTGGCTGATGAGGGCTTGGAGTCTCTCATTACTGCGGTTAAGGCGGGTCAACTGTTTAGATCTCTGCATTCAGGGAAGGCGACAACGGGGCAGGCTACAACTCAAACTCAAATTGCTGCCAGCTTGCAGCAAAGCCTCTATGCCTCTCAAGAGCGCAATCGTTTAGTGGGGCACAGCGATAAAGTCACCAGCGTCAGCTTCAGTCCAGACGGCCAAATTCTAGTTTCGGGCAGTGCCGACCGAACTCTGAAGCTCTGGCGTCTAGATGGTCGCCTGCTGCGAACGCTTGACGAGCCTCAAACTCGGATCAGTAGCGTTGTCTTTAGCCCCGACGGTCAGGTGTTCGCCTCCAGCACCGACCGAGTGCTCAAGGTCTGGAGCCGAGACGGTAGGCTGCTGCGAACTCTGCCAACCAATCATGGCAACACCATCACCGCGATTCGCTTCAGTCCTGATGGTCGCACTCTGGCCTCTGCTAGCCGGGATGCAACCGTCAAGCTTTGGAGTTTAGATGGTCGCTTGCTCAGAACGTTGAGTGGTCACCAGGGTTTTGTCCAGGCGATTAGTTTCAGCCCGGATGGCAGAACCTTAGCCTCAGCCAGTCAAGACAAAACCGTTAAGCTTTGGAATGTTGTCGATGGGGCAGTACGCCAAACCTTAGCGGGCAAGGACGGCATGAACTGTGTCAGTTTCAGCCCAGATGGACGCAGTGTGGCAACTGGGGGCGAAGATGACGCTATTCAGTTGTGGCAGGTTGCTAATGGCCAATTAATTAAAACCTTGTCTGGCTCACCCAGCCGAGTAGCCGGATCAAATAGCCGTGATCTAGCAGGTATTACGAACCTTCAATTCAGCCGTAATGGTAAGGCTCTAGTTTCCAGCCGTTCGGATGGCCTGCTCCAAACTTGGAACATCGAAACGGGACGCTTCAGATTGCTCAGTGGAACTGGCGCGGCGGTTGCTAGTTTGAGCTTGAGCCCAGATGGCCGAACCTTGGCCTCTGCTGGAGCAGATAAGCTCGTTCACCTGTGGAACTTAGCTCCGGGTTTTAGTGCTTCTGATACCCTATATAGCGCCAGCTTCAGTCCTAATGGGCAGTGGTTTGCGACAGCGGGTGAGGACCAAGGGATTCAGATTTGGCGCACGGAAGGTAATGCTCAATTGCCTGCGAAGGTACTGCCAGGGGATGACCCACTATACGGCTTGAGCTTCAGTCCTGATGGTCGGTTCCTCGCTTCTGGTGGCGATGACAACCTCGTTAAACTCTGGGATATTCAGCGAGGCTGGGCGCCGCGTTCTCTGAAGGGAGAGGGGCATGGCGACGGGATCCGCAGTATCAGCTTTAGCCCTGATGGTCGCCTACTTGCTTCTGCCAGTTTGGACGAAACGATCAAGCTTTGGGACATCCGACAGGGTCGCCTGCTGAGAATTCTACAGCACAGTGACTATGTGCGCAGTGTTAGTTTCAGCCCTGATGGCCAGATGTTAGCTTCTAGTGGTGATGACAAGACAATAAAGCTCTGGCGAGTGGCTAATGGCACTTTGCTTAAGACGCTTAATGGACACAGTTCATCAGTTGCCGCAGTTAGTTTCAGCCCCGATGGTCGGCTCCTAGCTTCTGCTAGTGAGGATAACACAGTGAAGCTCTGGCGCGTAGCTGATGGTCAACGGCTGCATACGATCACGGGTCACGATGGCGGTGTTAAAAGCGTCAGTTTTAGCCCTGATGGTCGAGTTTTGGCCTCTAGCAGTGCAGATGGGACCGTTAAACTTTGGAACGTGAGCGATGGCAGTTTGCTGAATACTCTAGTTGGGCATTTTAACGATGTGCGTAGGGTCGTGTTCAGCCCAAATGGCAGGTTCCTTCTGAGTGTTAGCGACAACCCCACAACAAATTCGGCAAACCCAACTGTAATCCTGTGGAACCTTGGTTTGAACGATTTGATCGCACGAGGCTGCGAGCGCTTACATGATTATTTGAAAACAAATCCGAATGTGAACGCACAGGATCGTCGAATCTGCCTTCCTTAA
- the larE gene encoding ATP-dependent sacrificial sulfur transferase LarE, producing MSLLAVYRTMLLQKLEQLRILFAEMERALIAYSGGIDSTLVAKIAYDVLGDRALAVTAESPSLLPEDLEDARVQAAEIGITHEVVQTHEMDNPNYRENPVNRCYFCKSELHDTLKPLALERGYAYVVDGVNADDLSDYRPGIQAAKERGARSPLAEVGVTKVEVRELARRLNLPWWDKPAQPCLSSRFPYGEEITVAKLQRVGRGERYLRNLGLKNLRVRSEGDTARIELPAEQIKEFVLTTELPTLVAAFQDYGFTYVTLDLEGYRSGKLNQVLLQTNQR from the coding sequence ATGTCGTTATTGGCTGTTTACAGAACCATGTTGTTGCAGAAACTAGAGCAACTCAGAATCCTGTTTGCCGAGATGGAGCGGGCTCTGATTGCCTACTCTGGGGGCATCGATAGCACTCTGGTGGCCAAAATTGCCTACGACGTTCTAGGCGACCGAGCTTTAGCAGTCACTGCCGAATCGCCCTCCCTACTCCCTGAAGATCTGGAAGACGCACGGGTTCAGGCGGCTGAAATCGGCATCACTCATGAAGTTGTCCAGACGCATGAGATGGACAACCCAAACTATCGAGAAAACCCAGTCAATCGCTGTTATTTCTGCAAAAGCGAGTTACACGACACACTCAAGCCTTTAGCCTTAGAGCGCGGCTACGCCTATGTTGTAGATGGCGTCAACGCCGATGACCTGAGCGATTACCGGCCCGGCATTCAGGCTGCCAAAGAGCGAGGTGCACGTTCGCCCTTGGCTGAAGTGGGAGTCACCAAAGTCGAGGTGCGTGAACTCGCCCGCAGGCTCAACTTGCCTTGGTGGGATAAACCTGCCCAACCTTGTCTGAGTTCCCGCTTTCCCTATGGCGAGGAGATTACCGTTGCCAAGCTGCAACGGGTTGGTCGCGGTGAGCGCTACCTGCGCAACCTGGGCTTAAAAAATTTGCGGGTGCGCTCTGAAGGCGACACTGCCCGCATCGAACTACCCGCTGAGCAGATCAAAGAGTTTGTGCTCACCACAGAATTGCCAACCTTGGTAGCGGCCTTCCAGGATTACGGTTTTACCTATGTCACTCTGGATTTGGAAGGCTACCGCAGCGGCAAGCTCAACCAGGTGCTTCTGCAAACTAATCAACGCTGA
- a CDS encoding esterase-like activity of phytase family protein, translating to MHRLLTLVGLTGLLAIAWAISGQQVQGQAQANLGEPTILGRYSLNPVALKAAQERAWPGQVRDDRGLQLGGLFSGLHHMSGDPENTFYAVADRGPNGQVRVGEDRRRTFPVPEYSPVIYKLRTVGDQLQIIGQTIIRTRSGQPVTGISNTEADETPYSFDGQTRLALNPNGLDIEGLARAQDGSFWVCDEYSPSLAQIAPNGTVLYRLVPGGLTLTADTDVRAVLPAIYSKRRGNRGFEGLTLSRDGSRIFAVLQSPLDFPTKDIGRASRMIRLLVVDTRSLRPVAEYVYVAEPSRTFREADQGEMKLSDVAFVNPTTLLVDERTDKVAHIYQIDLSRATNILGSRWSDLQNTGNSLEALTPAQLAENNITPVGKTLLVDLSKLPNMPDKIEGLTVVDANTIAVGNDNDFGFDRFTPQGRAVNNSLSNLLLTIRLPRALPLAR from the coding sequence ATGCATCGGTTACTTACCCTAGTTGGACTCACAGGACTGTTAGCAATTGCTTGGGCGATTTCCGGTCAGCAAGTTCAAGGTCAGGCTCAAGCTAACCTTGGAGAGCCCACAATTTTAGGTCGCTATAGTCTTAATCCTGTTGCGCTGAAAGCGGCTCAAGAGCGGGCTTGGCCTGGTCAAGTTCGCGATGACCGGGGACTACAGCTGGGAGGGCTATTTTCGGGCTTGCATCACATGAGTGGCGATCCGGAAAATACGTTTTATGCCGTCGCCGATCGTGGACCGAATGGTCAGGTTCGCGTAGGCGAGGATCGTCGCCGCACCTTTCCAGTACCAGAATATAGCCCAGTCATCTATAAGCTACGCACCGTGGGCGATCAGTTACAAATCATTGGCCAAACCATAATTCGCACTCGCAGCGGTCAGCCGGTTACCGGTATTTCCAATACTGAAGCGGATGAAACTCCTTACAGCTTTGATGGCCAAACCCGTTTAGCCTTAAATCCCAATGGTTTAGACATTGAAGGACTGGCCCGCGCTCAAGATGGCAGCTTTTGGGTTTGTGATGAGTACAGCCCCAGTCTGGCTCAGATTGCTCCTAATGGTACGGTCTTATATCGCCTGGTACCTGGAGGACTAACCTTAACTGCGGATACTGATGTCCGTGCGGTTCTGCCCGCTATCTACAGTAAGCGTCGGGGCAATCGCGGCTTTGAGGGCTTAACCTTAAGCCGAGATGGTTCGCGTATCTTTGCGGTGTTGCAAAGCCCTCTCGATTTTCCAACTAAAGATATTGGTCGGGCTTCTCGCATGATCCGACTGCTTGTAGTTGATACCCGCTCTCTTAGGCCAGTGGCGGAATATGTTTATGTGGCTGAGCCATCAAGGACGTTTCGGGAAGCCGATCAAGGCGAAATGAAGCTGAGCGATGTGGCCTTTGTGAATCCAACCACACTCCTGGTTGATGAGCGCACCGATAAAGTCGCCCACATCTATCAAATCGATCTCAGCCGAGCCACTAATATTTTGGGCAGCCGTTGGAGTGATCTGCAAAATACTGGCAATTCGCTGGAGGCGCTCACGCCTGCGCAACTTGCGGAAAATAACATCACGCCCGTCGGCAAGACGCTGCTAGTAGACCTCAGCAAGCTGCCAAATATGCCTGACAAAATCGAAGGGTTGACGGTGGTTGATGCCAACACGATTGCGGTGGGCAATGACAACGACTTTGGCTTTGATCGTTTCACCCCTCAAGGCCGTGCGGTTAATAACAGCCTCTCCAACCTATTACTAACGATCCGTCTGCCCCGTGCCTTACCCTTAGCCCGCTAA
- a CDS encoding C40 family peptidase, whose protein sequence is MQVVQYQALRALNVYDGPDLSRLATQMAAGRYFCYDSPDSSRFEPEQPESGQAQVVLARAEQPKERVSDQPENVQAKLIRLVEDNYPGWLDPQDETQVQPAANAYQPAELNLEQIQARLPQVIQFALQASAQANYYLWGGTVGPNYDCSGLMQAAFQSAGIWLPRDAYQQEAFVKPVALAELQPGDLVFFGPADYRATHVGLVLGEGRYLHSSGVDQGRNGIGVDHLSATVNDPVSLRYFAQFRGGGRVISSYCP, encoded by the coding sequence ATGCAAGTAGTTCAGTATCAAGCGCTGAGGGCGCTGAATGTTTACGACGGGCCTGATTTGAGCCGCCTAGCGACCCAAATGGCAGCAGGGCGTTACTTCTGTTACGACTCTCCAGATTCATCGAGATTTGAGCCAGAACAACCTGAGTCAGGCCAAGCTCAGGTTGTTCTAGCTAGGGCAGAACAGCCTAAGGAGCGAGTCAGTGACCAGCCAGAGAATGTGCAGGCCAAACTAATTCGACTGGTTGAGGACAACTATCCAGGTTGGCTCGATCCTCAAGACGAAACTCAGGTGCAGCCTGCCGCCAATGCCTATCAGCCAGCCGAGCTTAACCTTGAGCAGATTCAGGCTCGACTGCCCCAAGTGATTCAATTTGCGCTTCAGGCTTCTGCCCAAGCGAACTATTATCTTTGGGGCGGTACAGTGGGGCCGAACTACGATTGCTCCGGTCTGATGCAGGCAGCATTTCAGTCCGCTGGGATTTGGTTACCCCGCGATGCTTATCAGCAGGAAGCCTTTGTCAAACCCGTTGCTCTAGCTGAGCTACAGCCTGGGGATCTAGTATTTTTTGGACCTGCCGACTATCGAGCGACCCATGTGGGCTTGGTGCTGGGCGAGGGTCGCTATCTACACAGTTCCGGCGTTGATCAGGGTCGCAATGGCATTGGCGTTGATCACTTGTCGGCAACTGTTAATGACCCCGTTAGCCTGCGTTACTTTGCTCAGTTCCGAGGTGGTGGACGGGTAATCAGCAGCTATTGTCCCTAG
- a CDS encoding response regulator transcription factor produces the protein MSNSEPNGATTVLIVEDDPMMQAGLEVALGMLPDLEIVGSAADGVAGVLAAKRLQPDVVLMDIAMPRMDGIEATVQIKRSRPQTRVIMLTSYTNGTEVIAALASGADAYCVKGSSPDTVLFAIEAALAGTGYLDPLVARQVFDRLKPPGKGNTQVFGTLSIRELEVLRLVVEGMSNQEIADALTLSQNTIKTHVRSIMNKLSVDDRVQAAVKALRAGLV, from the coding sequence ATGAGCAACTCTGAACCCAATGGGGCGACAACTGTGCTCATTGTCGAGGATGACCCGATGATGCAAGCGGGTCTAGAAGTAGCCCTGGGAATGCTACCGGACCTAGAGATCGTTGGCTCAGCGGCAGATGGGGTTGCTGGGGTGTTGGCTGCTAAGCGGTTGCAGCCTGATGTCGTGCTCATGGATATCGCCATGCCTCGCATGGACGGCATTGAGGCGACTGTCCAGATCAAGCGCAGCCGACCTCAGACCCGCGTGATCATGCTGACGTCTTACACCAATGGCACTGAAGTGATTGCAGCTCTCGCCAGTGGCGCCGATGCCTATTGCGTCAAAGGCTCTAGCCCAGACACTGTGCTGTTTGCAATTGAGGCTGCCCTGGCTGGAACCGGCTACCTGGATCCGTTGGTGGCTCGTCAGGTTTTCGACCGGCTCAAACCGCCTGGCAAAGGCAATACTCAAGTTTTTGGTACGCTCTCTATTCGTGAACTGGAAGTGCTGAGGTTAGTGGTGGAAGGTATGAGCAACCAGGAGATTGCCGATGCTCTGACCTTAAGCCAAAACACGATCAAAACCCATGTGCGCAGCATCATGAACAAGCTCTCTGTGGATGACCGAGTCCAAGCAGCAGTCAAAGCATTGCGGGCCGGTTTGGTCTAA
- a CDS encoding HAMP domain-containing sensor histidine kinase: MARPVKRRHNRKRLVQLSLLGALSCLGTWLLGGELWREVGLAQTSVSQLASDSLQEAQILGLTGEVALVSLLMVALHRLKVWLGLLPLYLYLGIICLLLFPPGLAVQLTDTWAVYRSSALYLAALLNGIVLLYTLEGTAEARKAIASLLLACGAIYILQALSALQAINPLTFSPDFADKIWFKVPDPLQFLAAGLSLTVDSLVLVGLYQFLVNRLKTVPLPLSLFGAYLVTVALDSIVFWLLYGHFDSPSLIDFFYTDTVAKLGGSIVSGIVVMTYIGWLFRQNRDELRNGVLNRPALMIVLPRRQFEQMQAALAAQRRQEEFVATLTHDLRTPLMGMLMVLKSLTHTRALGATELAPLKGAVLEGMIHAGERQLNLINTLLEVHQNDTRGPSIHPKIQPLQPSLEGAVATVQTLLIEQQSQLELVIPTDLPPLEFDANQVQRVLENLLGNALRHNPEPINIVLSVEQRGQSYWIRVQDNGVGLTAEECEQLFERHSRGTHNWRSASSGLGLYLCRQIVEAHGGRIWAESLATGGAAFNFTLPNRPVSQELA, encoded by the coding sequence ATGGCGCGTCCGGTTAAGCGTAGACACAACAGAAAGCGGCTAGTGCAACTGAGCCTGCTGGGGGCCCTGAGTTGCTTGGGCACCTGGCTTTTAGGCGGCGAGCTTTGGCGCGAGGTTGGGCTAGCCCAGACCTCAGTTAGTCAACTGGCAAGTGACAGCTTGCAGGAGGCACAAATATTGGGACTGACTGGGGAGGTGGCTCTGGTCAGCCTGCTGATGGTGGCGCTGCACCGCCTCAAAGTCTGGTTGGGGTTGCTGCCCCTTTATCTATATCTGGGTATCATCTGCTTGCTGCTGTTTCCGCCGGGCTTGGCAGTACAGCTCACAGATACCTGGGCCGTCTACCGTTCCTCGGCGCTTTATCTGGCAGCGCTGCTCAATGGCATTGTGTTGCTCTACACCCTGGAAGGAACAGCAGAGGCTCGCAAGGCGATTGCCAGCCTGTTGCTAGCTTGTGGGGCCATCTACATCTTGCAAGCCTTGAGTGCTCTGCAAGCCATTAATCCCCTGACTTTCTCGCCTGATTTTGCTGACAAAATCTGGTTCAAAGTTCCTGACCCCTTGCAATTTTTGGCGGCGGGCCTGTCGCTCACCGTGGATAGCTTGGTGCTGGTTGGGCTGTATCAGTTTTTGGTGAACCGGCTCAAAACAGTGCCCTTACCTTTGTCACTGTTTGGTGCTTATTTGGTTACCGTTGCGCTAGACAGCATTGTCTTTTGGCTACTCTACGGCCACTTCGATTCACCCAGCTTGATTGACTTTTTCTACACCGACACCGTTGCCAAGTTGGGAGGCAGCATCGTCAGCGGCATTGTAGTGATGACTTATATTGGCTGGCTATTCCGCCAAAATCGAGATGAGTTGCGCAACGGTGTGCTCAATCGCCCAGCTCTGATGATTGTGTTGCCCCGTCGTCAATTTGAACAAATGCAAGCCGCCTTAGCTGCCCAACGGCGGCAGGAAGAATTCGTCGCGACCCTCACCCACGATCTGCGTACGCCTCTGATGGGCATGTTGATGGTCCTGAAGTCGCTGACCCACACCCGTGCGCTCGGCGCCACTGAACTGGCGCCCCTTAAAGGTGCTGTCTTAGAAGGCATGATCCACGCAGGCGAGCGACAGCTCAACTTGATCAACACGCTGCTCGAAGTCCACCAAAACGACACTCGAGGACCGAGCATCCACCCCAAGATCCAGCCCCTTCAGCCCAGCTTAGAAGGAGCCGTGGCAACGGTTCAGACTTTACTGATTGAGCAGCAATCTCAGCTAGAACTGGTTATTCCGACGGACTTGCCCCCGCTTGAGTTCGACGCCAACCAGGTGCAACGGGTGCTCGAAAACCTCCTGGGCAACGCGCTACGCCACAACCCTGAGCCGATCAACATTGTGCTTTCGGTTGAGCAACGGGGGCAGTCCTACTGGATTCGGGTTCAAGACAATGGCGTTGGCCTCACGGCTGAGGAGTGCGAGCAGTTGTTTGAACGCCACAGTCGAGGTACCCACAATTGGCGCAGTGCCAGTTCTGGTTTGGGTCTGTATCTATGCCGTCAAATTGTAGAGGCCCACGGTGGCCGCATTTGGGCTGAATCATTGGCCACGGGCGGGGCAGCTTTCAACTTTACTCTGCCCAATAGACCAGTCTCTCAGGAGCTTGCCTAA
- a CDS encoding AI-2E family transporter, whose product MGHNIRQNKLLNWWEALAPISRFLVIALAMPLLVLNALAFFLTFRYFHELFVVVIAASLLAFLLNYPVSFMERQGNRRGPAAVLVFLVTVSILLALGVTLVPIALAQAQQLVARLPEWIDSGQRQLVLLNEQINTRFENFNLTLGPVDLPLQITSRLKGQLQAIAGEVLNLAVFTLTRLLDVLLTIFLTFYLLQYGDRLWTSLTEWLPNEIREPFSETLRLSFQNFFIGQFILGTCMASALIPTFLVLKVPFGLLFGLTIGLMALVPFGGSVGIALVTLLVTLQDVSLGLRVLSAAVIVQQIIENLIAPRVLGRVTGLNPVWVLISVLTGARVGGLLGVVIAVPTAVVIKAALIAVRSQGVLILKKEPSPTDLPANTANSDQTPSPLELSHNKSSQPSTAETTSVSH is encoded by the coding sequence GTGGGCCACAACATACGTCAAAACAAACTGCTGAACTGGTGGGAAGCGCTTGCCCCCATATCGCGCTTCCTAGTGATTGCCCTGGCAATGCCACTGCTCGTGCTCAATGCTCTGGCCTTCTTTCTAACCTTTCGCTATTTCCACGAGCTGTTTGTCGTTGTAATTGCGGCATCGCTGCTGGCCTTTCTGTTGAACTACCCCGTGAGCTTTATGGAGCGGCAGGGTAACCGGCGGGGGCCTGCCGCTGTCCTGGTTTTTTTGGTGACGGTATCAATTTTGCTGGCCTTGGGCGTAACGCTGGTGCCCATTGCTCTGGCTCAAGCTCAACAGTTGGTAGCTCGTTTGCCGGAGTGGATTGATTCAGGCCAGCGTCAGTTGGTACTGCTCAACGAGCAAATCAATACACGCTTTGAAAACTTCAATCTGACGCTGGGTCCGGTGGATCTGCCGCTACAAATTACCAGTCGTTTGAAGGGGCAGTTGCAGGCGATTGCCGGTGAGGTTTTGAATCTGGCGGTGTTCACCCTTACCCGCCTGTTAGATGTCCTGCTCACTATCTTTCTGACTTTCTATCTATTGCAGTATGGGGACCGGCTGTGGACGAGTTTGACCGAGTGGTTGCCGAATGAAATTCGAGAGCCATTTTCGGAGACGTTGCGTCTGAGCTTTCAGAATTTCTTCATCGGTCAGTTTATCCTGGGCACTTGTATGGCCTCGGCGCTGATTCCCACCTTTTTGGTGTTGAAGGTTCCCTTTGGCTTGCTGTTTGGTCTGACGATTGGTCTGATGGCGCTTGTGCCCTTTGGTGGCTCAGTGGGCATTGCTCTGGTCACGCTACTAGTCACCCTGCAAGATGTCAGTTTGGGCTTACGCGTGCTGTCTGCAGCAGTGATTGTGCAACAGATTATTGAGAACTTGATCGCGCCGAGAGTCTTGGGCCGGGTGACAGGTCTTAACCCAGTTTGGGTCTTAATTTCGGTTCTAACTGGTGCTCGGGTGGGTGGCTTATTAGGGGTTGTGATTGCAGTGCCCACAGCCGTTGTGATTAAAGCGGCTTTGATTGCTGTGCGTTCACAAGGGGTTCTAATTTTGAAAAAAGAACCCTCCCCTACGGACTTACCTGCCAATACAGCAAATAGCGATCAGACACCCTCTCCACTTGAATTAAGCCATAACAAATCGAGCCAACCCAGCACAGCTGAAACCACCTCAGTTAGCCACTAA
- the sufR gene encoding iron-sulfur cluster biosynthesis transcriptional regulator SufR → MTATEPSTKQDILRHLRQHPQSTAHELAERLEITVQAVRRHLKDLETENLVRHTPVQVGMGRPQHQYSLTEEAGRTQFPQRYDEFAVGMLAVLSEEMGPEQLGSLLHKQWQRKALSYRAQIGTGPLQERVAILAQLRQTEGYMAEYHAVEGGRFLLVEHHCAISQLAESFPTVCGHELEMFSEALSGVDQVKVERTHWMVDGEHRCGYLISVRVPELEEGPVSQL, encoded by the coding sequence GTGACAGCGACAGAACCCTCCACCAAACAGGACATCCTACGGCATCTGCGACAGCATCCGCAATCTACAGCACATGAGCTAGCGGAGCGCTTAGAGATTACCGTCCAAGCTGTGCGTCGTCACCTCAAGGATTTGGAGACGGAAAACTTGGTGCGCCACACGCCGGTCCAGGTAGGGATGGGGCGACCGCAGCATCAGTACTCTTTGACGGAAGAAGCAGGCCGAACCCAGTTTCCTCAGCGCTACGACGAGTTTGCGGTTGGCATGTTAGCAGTGCTGTCTGAGGAGATGGGGCCAGAGCAACTCGGCTCGCTGCTTCACAAACAGTGGCAACGCAAGGCTTTGAGCTATCGAGCCCAAATCGGGACCGGACCTCTGCAAGAGCGAGTTGCCATCCTGGCCCAACTTCGCCAGACCGAGGGGTACATGGCCGAATATCATGCTGTCGAGGGTGGACGGTTTCTCCTGGTCGAGCACCACTGTGCTATCTCGCAACTGGCTGAGTCTTTCCCGACCGTCTGCGGTCACGAATTAGAAATGTTTTCAGAAGCCCTCTCTGGGGTTGACCAGGTCAAGGTCGAGCGTACGCACTGGATGGTTGACGGTGAGCATCGATGTGGCTACCTAATTTCGGTGCGGGTGCCTGAATTGGAAGAAGGCCCAGTAAGTCAGCTCTAG